The nucleotide window AGGCGGCCTGGAAAGTGACCGTAGGCGAAGGCGTGGCCAACCCTTCGCTGGTGGGGGATCGGCTCTATGTCATCGCCCGCCAGGAAGGCAAAGAGATCATGCGCTGCCTGGAGGCTGCCACGGGCAAGGAATTGTGGCAGGATGCTTATGAAGCCCAGGGGGCCACCGGGCCGGCCGCCAGTTTCAGCGGGCCGCGCGCCACGCCGGCGGTGGCCGGCGGCAAGGTGGTGGCCCTGGGCGTGCGCGGGGTGTTGTCCTGCTGGGACGCCAACACGGGCAAGTTGTTGTGGCGCAAGGAGGAATTCACCGGCTCGCTGCCGCGCTTTTTCACCTCGGCTTCGCCCTTGCTGGTGGACGGCCTGTGCATTGTGCAACTGGGCGGCGGCAACCAGGGCGGGGTGCTGGCCTATGATTTGAACACCGGCCAGGAGAAATGGCGCTGGACGGGGGATGGCGCGGCCTATGCCTCCCCGGTGCTGGCCACGGTGGATGGAGTCAAACTGGTGATTGCCCAGACGGATACCAAGATGGTGGCGGTGACGCTGGCGGAGGGGAAACTGGTCTGGGAGGCCCCCTTTGCGGTGCAGGGCCGCGGCTACAACGCCGTGACCCCGCTCGTGGACGGCGCCACCATCTTTTATGGCGGCTCGGGCCGCGGCATGACGGCGGTGAAACTGGCCCGCGAGGGCGACAAGTTCACGGCCACCGAATTGTGGAAGAGCAGTGACATCAATTTGCAGTTCAACACCCCGGTGTTGAAGGATGGCTGGTTGTATGGCATCTCGGCCCGCAATGAGATTTTCTGCGCCAGCGCCAAGGATGGCAAACTGGCCTGGAGCGTGCCGTTCACCGGCGCGGCTGCGGCCGAGGCGGCCCCGCAACCGCCCGCTCCCGGCGGCGGCGGGCCCGGGGGGGGCCGGGGCGGCCGCGGCGGAGGCGGCATGGGCGGCGCCGGGTATGGCTCGGTGGTGGACGCCGGCCAGGTGTTGTTGGCGCTCACGCCGGCGGCGGAGCTGGTGGTGTTCGAGCCGAACAGCCAGGCCATGAAGGAAGTGGCCCGGATTAAATTGGACGCGGCGCAAACCTATGCCTATCCCGTGGCCTCGGGCGCGCGGATGTTCATCAAGGATCGTGACTCCATGGCGCTGGTGAGCCTGAAATGAGCCTTCGCCGATGGGGCAGGGTTGCTGCCCGGGCGGGCGGAGCCTTGGCCCGCCTCCGGGGAACGGGCGGCCCTCCCTGTGGCTCAATAGCTACCGGAGATGTAATGCGTGAGCTGCTCGATCACCTGGCTCTGCGTGGTGATGATCCAGTTGACCAGGTCACCGATGGAGAGCACCCCCACCAGTTGATCCTTTTCCAGCACCGGCAGATGGCGGATGCGATGCTGCGTCATGAGCCGCAGACATTCCTCGACGGTGGTGGTGGGGGTGACGGTGATGACGGGGAAGGTGAGGATTTCCCGGACCCTGGTCTCCTTGGAGCTTTTCCCCTGCAGGGCCACCTTGCGGGTGTAGTCGCGCTCGGAGATCATGCCCATGAGGCGCCCGTTTTCCACCACCACCAGCGCGCCGACGTTGTACTCGGCCATTTTGCCGATGGCCTCAAAGACGGTCTGGTCGGGGCCGACGGAATAAACGGCCGAATGTTTTTTCTGCTGCAAGACGGCGCTGACAGTTCCTGTGAATGCCATAGCTCAACCTGGTTCCATGTTTAACCCGCCAGGGGCTGGTTTCCGCAACCAGCCCTCCCGTGCCCCCGGCCAGACGGAGACACCACCTCCGCGGGCGCGAGGGCATGGCTGACGGGACAACTATAACGTGCGCGCGACATTACGCAACCGGCTTTCGTGCCGTAATGCTGGCGGAGGCCGCCACCTCGCCCGCCCCCGGCATCCAATGATTTAGCAGCTCGCGGCTGTTGGGCTTCAGCTCAATCTGGATCTCCACGAAACCGGCGCGTTGAAGCAGGGTTGTCCACTCGGCCACGGTGGCCGCCCCGGCCACGCAGCCGGTGAGGGCGGCCCAATCGGTTTTCAGCTTCTCCGGCATCGGTTGCACGGCCACGATGTCCGTGATCGCAAGCCCTCCGCCGGGGCGCAACACCCGGAAGGCCTCGGCGAGCACCTGCGCTTTGTTGGGGGAGAGGTTGATGACGCAGTTGGAGATGATCCAGTCCACCGAGGCATCGGCCACGGGCAGATGTTCAATTTCGCCCAGGCGAAATTCGACATTCCCGGCCCCGGCCTGGGCGGCATTCGCACGCGCCCTCGCAATCATCTCAGGGGTCATGTCCACGCCAATGACCCGTCCCGTAGGGCCGGTTTTGCGGGCAATCACAAAACAGTCAAAGCCGCCCCCGCAGCCCAGATCGAGCACGGTTTGCCCCGGCTGCACCGCGGCCAGGGCCGTGGGGTTGCCGCAGCCCAGACCCATCTCCGCCCCGGGCGGGGCCACGGCGAGATCCTCGGGACGGTAGCCCAAGACCTGCGGAGGGATGGCGCAACCGCAACCGCAGCCACAGCCAGATTCGGCCTGCAGCGCGATGGCGCCGTAACGGGCCCGCACCTGTTGGCGGACCTGATCGGCGGGCAGGAGTGGTTCTTTCATCTTCGTGCTCAGATTGGGCAACGTCCGCCGCAAAGCGCCGGCGGGGGGCGGACACACCGTTTGCCCCGCCCGGGTGTCATCCAAAAATGTGACACCGGCCCGGCCATTCCGGGCGTGCCAAGTCTGCTGCCAACCCTTAATATCTCTGCTAGCAATAATATACCAGCAGTTTTACTTTCTTAACAATCTTATGATATATCCCTCGAGGCTGATGATGATGTTGGCGCTGGCGCTGCCGCTGGCGCGCGTGGACTTGAACGCCGCCAACCCCGGCGGCCCGTTGCAGCTCTGGTATGACAAACCGGCGGCGCGCTGGGTCGAGGCCCTGGCCATTGGCAACGGCAAAATCAGCGCCATGGTTTTTGGCGGGGTGGGCCAGGAGCGGCTGCAACTCAATGAAGGCACGCTCTGGGCCGGCGGGCCGTATGATCCGGTCAACCCCGAGGCCCGGGAGGCCCTGCCCGAGGTGCGACAACTCATCAACGAAGGCAAATATCGCGAGGCCGCCAAGCTCATTGGCGCCAAGGTCATGGCCAAACCGTTGCGGCAGATGCCCTACCAGACGGTGGGCGATCTGCGCCTTGCCTTTGCGGGCAGCACCAATGCCGAGAATTACCGGCGCACCTTGGATTTGGATACGGCCATCACCACGGTGAGCTACACCGCCGGCGGCGTGCGTTATCAGCGCGAAGCCTTTGCCAGCGCCCCCGATAACGTGATCGTATTGCGCCTGACGGCCGAGCCGCCCGCCCGGCTCGCCTTCACCGCCAGCATGCGGACTCCCATGGCCGCCACGGTGACCACCGAGGGCAACGACACCCTCGTCATGCAGGGCATGGGCGGCACGGCCCAGGGCATCAAGGGCCAGATCCGTTATCAGGCCCTGGTCAAACTTCTGCCCGAAGGCGGCCAAATGACGGCCGAGGGCGGCACAGTCACGGTGACCAATGCCCGCGCGGTCACCCTGCTCATCGCCGCGGCCACGAGTTACAAGCGCTTTGACGACGTCAGCGGCGATCCGGAAGCGGCGGCCCGGGCCGCCATCGCCGCCGCCGGCAAGAAAACCTGGGCCCAATTGCGCGCCGCCCACCTGGCGGATTATCAGCCGCGCTTCCGGCGGGTGACGCTGGACTTGGGGCAGACGGAGGCCATGCAACTGCCCACCGACGAGCGCATCCGGCGTTTTGGGCAGGGGAATGATCCCCAACTGGCCGCCCTTTATTACCAGTTTGGGCGCTACCTGCTGCTCAGTTGTTCCCGGCCCGGCGGCCAGCCCGCCACGCTGCAGGGGTTGTGGAATGAAAGCATGAGTCCGCCGTGGGACAGCAAATACACCATCAACATCAACACGGAGATGAACTACTGGCCGGCGGAGTCCGGCAACCTGGCCGAATGTGTGGAGCCGCTCATCGCCATGGTGGAGGAACTGACAATCACCGGGGCGCGGACGGCGCAGAAAATGTATGGCGCGCGCGGCTGGGTGGTGCATCACAACACGGATTTGTGGCGGGCCTCGGCGCCGATTGACGGCCCGCAATGGGGCATGTGGCCCTGCGGCGGCGCGTGGCTCTGCCTGCACCTGTGGGATCGCTACGAGTACAGCGGCGATCCGGCCGTGCTCCGGCGGATTTACCCCGTCCTCAAAGGGGCGGCGGAATTTTTCGTGGATACCCTGCAGGAAACCCCGGACAAAAAATGGCTGGTCACCAATCCCTCGCTTTCGCCGGAAAACGCGCATCCCTTCGGCACCTCGATCTGCGCCGGCCCCACGATGGACATGCAGATTTTGCGCGATCTCTTTGCCTGCACCATCAAGGCGGCCACGCTGCTGGGGGTGGACAAGGATTTTTGCCGCCAGCTTGCCGCCACGCGCGCCCGGCTGGCCCCCAACCAGATCGGCAGCGCGGGGCAGTTGCAGGAATGGCTGGAGGACTGGGACTTGAAGGCGCCGGAGCGACGCCATCGGCATGTCTCCCACTTGTATGGCTTGTATCCCGGGCGGGACATCCACCGGCGCGACACGCCCGCCCTGGCGGAGGCGGTGAAGAAATCGCTGGAGCTGCGCGGGGACAAGGCCACCGGCTGGGCCACGGCCTGGCGCATCTGCCTCTGGACCCACCTGGGCGACGGCGACCACGCCTACCAGATTTTGCAGCATCTCCTCAGCCCGGAGCTGACCTATCCCAACATGTTTGACGCGCATCCGCCCTTCCAGATTGACGGCAATTTCGGCGGCGCGGCCGGCATTGCGGAAATGTTGCTGCAAAGCCGCGTGGGCACCGTAACCGAGCCGTTGCAAACCGCCGCCCGCCCGGAGATCGAGCTCCTGCCTGCCCTGCCCAAAGCCTGGCCCAATGGCCGCGTTACCGGCCTGCGGGCGCGCGGCGGGTTCGAGGTGGACATCACCTGGCGCGAGGGCCGGCTGGTGGAGGCGGTGGTGCGTGCGCCGCAGGGGGGCGCCGCCCAACTGCGGTATGGGACGGCAACGCGGGACATCAAGCTGGCACGCGGCGGGTCCTACAAGTGGAATGGCCGCTGAGCGATAAATCAAACCTGTAACTACCATGCAAAACTTGATTATGAAAACCTGTCATCTCTGGATCCTGTGCGGTCTGTGGGGGCTGTGGGCGGTTTCGTCCACCGCGGCGGAAAACACCAATCCTCCGCCGCGGGGCGGCGGCTTCGGCGGCGGCATCACCTTGACTGCCGATGACAAACCGGCCTTTCCCGAGCCGCCGCCGGGCATTGACAAACGCCGGGAGGGCGTGCCCCAGGGCCGGCTGGAGATGATCCAGTACGAGTCCAAATCCGTGGGCGCCACCCGCAAAATGCAGGTGTACACGCCGCCCGGTTACACCCCCGACAAAAAATATCCGGTCCTCTATCTGCTCCATGGCATCGGCGGGGATGAAACCGAATGGCAGCGGTTTGCGCATCCGGACATCCTGCTGGAAAATCTGCTGGCCGAGGGCAAGGCCGTGCCGATGATCATTGTGATGCCCAACGGCCGGGCGCAAAAGAATGACCGCGCCGAGGGCAATGTGTTTGCCTCCGCGCCCGCCTTTGCGGCGTTTGAAAAGGACTTGTTTCAGGATGTCATCCCCACCATCGAAGCGCGCTACTCCGTGCTGACCAATCGTGAACACCGGGCGCTGGCGGGCCTGAGCATGGGGGGCGGGCAGACGTTTAATTTTGGCCTGCCCAACCTGGACAAGTTTGCGTGGATTGGCGCGTTTTCCG belongs to Verrucomicrobiia bacterium and includes:
- a CDS encoding CBS domain-containing protein; amino-acid sequence: MAFTGTVSAVLQQKKHSAVYSVGPDQTVFEAIGKMAEYNVGALVVVENGRLMGMISERDYTRKVALQGKSSKETRVREILTFPVITVTPTTTVEECLRLMTQHRIRHLPVLEKDQLVGVLSIGDLVNWIITTQSQVIEQLTHYISGSY
- the arsM gene encoding arsenite methyltransferase — translated: MKEPLLPADQVRQQVRARYGAIALQAESGCGCGCGCAIPPQVLGYRPEDLAVAPPGAEMGLGCGNPTALAAVQPGQTVLDLGCGGGFDCFVIARKTGPTGRVIGVDMTPEMIARARANAAQAGAGNVEFRLGEIEHLPVADASVDWIISNCVINLSPNKAQVLAEAFRVLRPGGGLAITDIVAVQPMPEKLKTDWAALTGCVAGAATVAEWTTLLQRAGFVEIQIELKPNSRELLNHWMPGAGEVAASASITARKPVA
- a CDS encoding alpha/beta hydrolase-fold protein, which produces MKTCHLWILCGLWGLWAVSSTAAENTNPPPRGGGFGGGITLTADDKPAFPEPPPGIDKRREGVPQGRLEMIQYESKSVGATRKMQVYTPPGYTPDKKYPVLYLLHGIGGDETEWQRFAHPDILLENLLAEGKAVPMIIVMPNGRAQKNDRAEGNVFASAPAFAAFEKDLFQDVIPTIEARYSVLTNREHRALAGLSMGGGQTFNFGLPNLDKFAWIGAFSAAPNTKRPAELVPDPAAARAQIKLLFISCGNKDGLIRISQGMHQYLKEKEVPHIWHVDNNGHDATHWRNSLWHFLQRIFK
- a CDS encoding glycoside hydrolase N-terminal domain-containing protein, which gives rise to MIYPSRLMMMLALALPLARVDLNAANPGGPLQLWYDKPAARWVEALAIGNGKISAMVFGGVGQERLQLNEGTLWAGGPYDPVNPEAREALPEVRQLINEGKYREAAKLIGAKVMAKPLRQMPYQTVGDLRLAFAGSTNAENYRRTLDLDTAITTVSYTAGGVRYQREAFASAPDNVIVLRLTAEPPARLAFTASMRTPMAATVTTEGNDTLVMQGMGGTAQGIKGQIRYQALVKLLPEGGQMTAEGGTVTVTNARAVTLLIAAATSYKRFDDVSGDPEAAARAAIAAAGKKTWAQLRAAHLADYQPRFRRVTLDLGQTEAMQLPTDERIRRFGQGNDPQLAALYYQFGRYLLLSCSRPGGQPATLQGLWNESMSPPWDSKYTININTEMNYWPAESGNLAECVEPLIAMVEELTITGARTAQKMYGARGWVVHHNTDLWRASAPIDGPQWGMWPCGGAWLCLHLWDRYEYSGDPAVLRRIYPVLKGAAEFFVDTLQETPDKKWLVTNPSLSPENAHPFGTSICAGPTMDMQILRDLFACTIKAATLLGVDKDFCRQLAATRARLAPNQIGSAGQLQEWLEDWDLKAPERRHRHVSHLYGLYPGRDIHRRDTPALAEAVKKSLELRGDKATGWATAWRICLWTHLGDGDHAYQILQHLLSPELTYPNMFDAHPPFQIDGNFGGAAGIAEMLLQSRVGTVTEPLQTAARPEIELLPALPKAWPNGRVTGLRARGGFEVDITWREGRLVEAVVRAPQGGAAQLRYGTATRDIKLARGGSYKWNGR
- a CDS encoding PQQ-like beta-propeller repeat protein, which produces MKPTSSRWLLLAGCGGLCLAAHLQAQDWPQWRGPNRDARAASFAAPAAWPKELKAAWKVTVGEGVANPSLVGDRLYVIARQEGKEIMRCLEAATGKELWQDAYEAQGATGPAASFSGPRATPAVAGGKVVALGVRGVLSCWDANTGKLLWRKEEFTGSLPRFFTSASPLLVDGLCIVQLGGGNQGGVLAYDLNTGQEKWRWTGDGAAYASPVLATVDGVKLVIAQTDTKMVAVTLAEGKLVWEAPFAVQGRGYNAVTPLVDGATIFYGGSGRGMTAVKLAREGDKFTATELWKSSDINLQFNTPVLKDGWLYGISARNEIFCASAKDGKLAWSVPFTGAAAAEAAPQPPAPGGGGPGGGRGGRGGGGMGGAGYGSVVDAGQVLLALTPAAELVVFEPNSQAMKEVARIKLDAAQTYAYPVASGARMFIKDRDSMALVSLK